The proteins below come from a single Micromonospora citrea genomic window:
- a CDS encoding ABC transporter permease has protein sequence MFRFILRRLLQMVLAFFGTTLIVYALMFAGQGDPIQALAGERPVTAAQRAYLTEKFHLDQTGVGGFFYRYFDYIKNLLRGDLGQSLTGRSIGDILAAAWPVTVKLALIAMAVTILFGVTAGVLAGIRRASIFDNSTLLLTLLVLGIPTIVLAPLAQYFLGVRWQLFPPTAGADPDLYALLLPGIVLGSLSLATALRLTRTSVAENLRADYVRTARSKGLVKRRIVSVHVLRNSLIPVVTFLGVELGNLMSGAIITEGVFNIPGVGFNLFRGIRTEDGPLVVGIVSVLVVVYLVSNLVVDVLYAVLDPRIRYE, from the coding sequence ATGTTCCGCTTCATCCTGCGGCGCCTGCTCCAGATGGTCCTCGCGTTCTTCGGGACCACGCTGATCGTCTACGCGCTGATGTTCGCCGGCCAGGGCGACCCCATCCAGGCGCTCGCCGGCGAGCGACCGGTCACCGCCGCGCAGCGGGCATACCTGACGGAGAAGTTCCACCTCGACCAGACCGGGGTCGGCGGCTTCTTCTACCGCTACTTCGACTACATCAAGAACCTGCTGCGGGGCGACCTCGGGCAGTCCCTCACCGGACGCTCGATCGGCGACATCCTGGCCGCCGCCTGGCCGGTCACGGTCAAGCTGGCGCTGATCGCCATGGCCGTCACCATCCTCTTCGGGGTCACCGCCGGCGTGCTCGCCGGCATTCGGCGGGCCAGCATCTTCGACAACTCGACGCTGCTGCTGACGCTGCTGGTGCTCGGCATCCCGACGATCGTGCTCGCCCCGCTCGCGCAGTACTTCCTCGGCGTCAGGTGGCAGCTCTTCCCGCCCACCGCCGGCGCCGACCCCGACCTGTACGCGCTGCTGCTGCCCGGCATCGTGCTCGGCTCCCTCTCCCTGGCCACCGCGCTGCGGCTGACCCGGACCTCGGTGGCCGAGAACCTGCGCGCCGACTACGTCCGCACCGCCCGCTCGAAGGGCCTGGTCAAACGGCGGATCGTCAGCGTGCACGTGCTACGCAACTCGCTCATCCCGGTGGTCACCTTCCTCGGCGTCGAACTGGGCAACCTGATGAGCGGCGCGATCATCACCGAGGGCGTGTTCAACATCCCCGGTGTCGGCTTCAACCTCTTCCGCGGCATCCGCACCGAGGACGGCCCGCTGGTGGTGGGCATCGTCAGCGTGCTCGTCGTGGTCTACCTCGTCTCCAACCTGGTGGTGGACGTCCTGTACGCCGTACTCGACCCGAGGATCCGCTATGAGTGA
- a CDS encoding ABC transporter permease, producing MSDFETVAASENQAARRGPSGEPGAPNQVGVPQKPRSLAGDAWRDLRRKPIFWISLTLVVLVAAMAAAPGLFTANDPRDCVLARQHAGPSGGAIFGYDFQGCDTYSRAVYGARASLLVGALSALLTGLIALAVGMLAGYFGRWVDAVLSRVIDIVLGIPLLLAAIVLLKRVNSDSSAVRIGAVIFVLAILGWTTAARVVRSSVITAKEQDYVAAARMLGAGDGRIMLRHILPNALAPAIVVLTIALGSFIAAEATLSFLGIGLRAPTISWGIDIDSGRVHMRESATPLIVPSAFLALTVLAFIMLGDAIRDAFDPKLR from the coding sequence ATGAGTGACTTCGAGACCGTCGCCGCGAGCGAGAACCAGGCCGCGCGGCGAGGGCCGTCGGGTGAGCCCGGCGCGCCGAACCAGGTGGGCGTACCGCAGAAGCCCCGCAGCCTGGCCGGCGACGCCTGGCGCGACCTGCGCCGCAAGCCGATCTTCTGGATCAGCCTCACCCTGGTGGTGCTGGTCGCCGCCATGGCCGCCGCACCCGGCCTGTTCACCGCCAACGACCCCCGCGACTGCGTGCTGGCCCGCCAGCACGCCGGCCCGTCCGGCGGGGCGATCTTCGGGTACGACTTCCAGGGCTGCGACACCTACTCGCGGGCGGTGTACGGCGCCCGCGCGTCGCTGCTGGTCGGGGCGCTCTCCGCGCTGCTCACCGGCCTGATCGCGCTCGCCGTGGGGATGCTGGCCGGCTACTTCGGCCGCTGGGTCGACGCGGTGCTCTCCCGGGTGATCGACATCGTCCTCGGCATTCCGCTCCTGCTCGCCGCGATCGTGCTGCTCAAGCGGGTGAACAGCGACAGCTCCGCGGTCCGGATCGGCGCGGTGATCTTCGTGCTGGCGATCCTCGGCTGGACCACGGCCGCCCGCGTCGTCCGCTCCTCGGTGATCACCGCCAAGGAGCAGGACTACGTGGCGGCGGCCCGGATGCTCGGCGCCGGCGACGGTCGGATCATGCTGCGGCACATCCTGCCGAACGCGCTCGCCCCGGCGATCGTGGTGCTGACCATCGCGCTCGGTTCCTTCATCGCGGCCGAGGCCACGCTCTCCTTCCTCGGCATCGGCCTGAGGGCGCCGACCATCTCCTGGGGCATCGACATCGACTCCGGGCGGGTGCACATGCGGGAGTCGGCCACCCCGCTGATCGTCCCCTCGGCCTTCCTCGCGCTGACCGTGCTGGCGTTCATCATGCTCGGCGACGCGATCCGCGACGCGTTCGACCCGAAGCTGCGGTGA